One window from the genome of Desulforamulus ruminis DSM 2154 encodes:
- a CDS encoding Na/Pi cotransporter family protein — MSWQSVVLNMIGGMGLLLYGMYVLSEGLQKVAGKKLREALSRLTNNRMVAMGLGAFLTVLFQSSTATTVILVGLTSASIISLRQTLAVILGADIGTTITAQLIALKVTEIALPIVGIGATIIFFSKKNKYKRIGQVLIGFGLLFFGLKLMSDTMYPLRNDPMFGKMLFQMSDNPLLAMAVAAVFTFLVHSSAATIGIIMLLAMQNMIALEPAIYMLFGANVGTAFTAILSSLGSSRESQRVATAHLLFKVVGVILFLPFVGPLSSLMAQITSSPGFQVANVHTLFNIVIALLFVPFVAHFARLLEIIVPEKKDPVNDICPKYLDESLFASPELAIGMATKEIMHVSDHVTDMAKQTYPLLINYDSDMADQLRQKENHIDVLTNATNKYLTHLLRQTLTKDEFNRAMGLVHIVREYEYMGDILEKNILYKAESKYVNNLEFSSDGQKEITTMHNKVTSLLHVVNTAFATNSCMMAEKAKTLQEEIVDLEFRLRMSHIARLQRGAQETENTTFIHMDVINSYLRMSEHMKNIALALTDEISCTWHDEAQILTSPNDLWEGNGHKQAQ; from the coding sequence ACGGTTTTATTTCAAAGCAGTACCGCCACCACGGTGATTTTGGTGGGTTTGACCAGCGCCTCCATTATTAGCTTAAGGCAAACTCTGGCGGTAATCCTGGGAGCGGATATCGGCACAACCATCACTGCTCAACTAATTGCATTAAAAGTAACGGAAATCGCCCTGCCCATCGTAGGAATTGGAGCAACCATTATCTTCTTTAGTAAAAAGAATAAATACAAGCGCATTGGTCAGGTGCTTATCGGTTTTGGCTTGTTGTTCTTTGGACTTAAACTGATGTCCGATACCATGTATCCCTTAAGGAATGACCCCATGTTTGGCAAAATGCTGTTCCAAATGAGTGACAATCCCCTGCTGGCCATGGCAGTGGCAGCGGTTTTCACTTTTCTGGTGCACAGCAGTGCGGCCACCATCGGGATTATTATGTTATTGGCCATGCAGAATATGATTGCCCTGGAACCGGCCATTTATATGTTGTTTGGCGCCAATGTGGGTACCGCGTTTACCGCCATATTATCCAGCCTCGGGTCATCCAGGGAATCCCAGCGTGTAGCTACCGCACACCTGCTGTTTAAAGTGGTGGGCGTAATCCTGTTCCTGCCCTTTGTGGGACCGCTGAGCAGTTTAATGGCGCAAATTACCTCTTCACCGGGTTTCCAGGTGGCCAACGTTCACACTCTTTTTAATATTGTTATTGCCTTATTGTTTGTCCCCTTTGTAGCGCATTTTGCCCGGTTATTGGAGATCATTGTACCGGAGAAGAAGGATCCGGTTAACGATATTTGCCCCAAATACCTGGATGAAAGCTTATTTGCCAGTCCGGAATTAGCCATCGGGATGGCTACCAAGGAAATTATGCATGTTTCCGATCATGTAACAGATATGGCAAAGCAGACCTATCCACTGCTTATAAACTATGACTCCGACATGGCGGATCAATTAAGGCAGAAGGAAAATCATATTGATGTGCTGACCAATGCCACCAACAAATATTTAACCCATCTTTTAAGGCAGACATTAACCAAAGATGAATTTAACCGGGCCATGGGACTGGTGCATATTGTCCGGGAATACGAGTATATGGGCGATATCCTGGAAAAGAACATTTTGTACAAAGCCGAGAGCAAATATGTCAATAATCTGGAGTTTTCCTCAGACGGACAAAAAGAGATTACCACCATGCATAATAAGGTCACCAGTTTGCTGCACGTGGTGAATACCGCCTTTGCCACCAACAGTTGTATGATGGCGGAGAAGGCAAAGACGCTGCAGGAGGAAATCGTAGACCTGGAGTTCCGGCTGCGCATGAGCCATATTGCCCGGTTGCAAAGGGGCGCCCAGGAAACCGAGAACACCACCTTTATTCATATGGATGTGATTAACTCTTACTTGAGAATGAGTGAGCATATGAAAAATATTGCTCTGGCCCTTACCGACGAAATTTCCTGTACCTGGCACGATGAGGCGCAGATTCTTACGTCACCCAATGACCTGTGGGAAGGAAATGGACATAAGCAGGCGCAATAA
- a CDS encoding Crp/Fnr family transcriptional regulator, protein MEKLKEYQDFFTEYSFTRKEMVFFPGKFPSSILLILKGKVRVYLSYPHGKEFTLTILSPGDVYSGHTRTFGQALEPVSMASIPMEVFKEMLQKMPNLVFGLVGVLGDALRGSMDVIESLVFEEADVRLISLLLEWARHNGKPVPRGVEIKLDFTREEIASMIGSSRQTLNNLFRNLMNEQLIEVQNKSILIKDLDRMRHILRERKGE, encoded by the coding sequence TTGGAGAAACTGAAGGAATATCAGGATTTCTTTACGGAATACTCTTTTACCCGCAAGGAAATGGTATTTTTCCCAGGAAAGTTCCCCAGTTCCATTCTTTTAATATTGAAAGGAAAGGTTCGGGTTTACTTAAGTTACCCTCATGGCAAGGAATTTACCTTAACCATTCTTTCGCCGGGAGATGTCTACAGCGGTCATACCCGCACCTTCGGACAGGCATTGGAACCTGTAAGCATGGCCTCCATTCCCATGGAGGTTTTTAAGGAGATGCTGCAAAAGATGCCCAATCTGGTTTTTGGCCTGGTGGGAGTGCTGGGGGATGCTCTGCGAGGGTCCATGGATGTCATCGAAAGCCTGGTTTTTGAAGAAGCGGATGTCCGTTTGATTTCTCTTTTGCTGGAATGGGCCCGGCATAACGGAAAGCCTGTACCAAGGGGCGTTGAGATTAAACTGGATTTTACCAGGGAGGAAATTGCCAGCATGATTGGCAGTAGCCGCCAGACCCTGAACAATTTATTCAGGAATTTAATGAACGAGCAGTTGATCGAAGTGCAAAATAAAAGTATCCTTATCAAGGATTTAGATAGAATGCGGCATATTCTTAGGGAAAGAAAAGGAGAATGA
- the cooS gene encoding anaerobic carbon-monoxide dehydrogenase catalytic subunit, whose product MMKDLPDVKDLSLDTGVQELLVKARNEGIATAFDRAVKMSQCGFGSAGVCCKQCLEGPCRIAPNGKGPRAGVCGANVDTIVARNFLNTVTQGTASHAEHAREVAHAILEAVEGKAPYTIQDTGKLKALAQGLGITVEGKGINQLAKEVAHKALEDFQKQQGPLHWLKLKGQTKEVENWEKLGLLPVNAHLEVAKSMARQVMGGDADPANLLLGAITMSLVDGFAGLHMSTDLQDVLLGTPKAVKAQYRLGVIKEEMVNISVHGHIPLLAEKVVEWAGKLKEEARKVGAEGINVVGVCCSGNEILMRKGVNVATNYASQELPIVTGALEAMVVDIQCIMPGLQTVASCYHTEIITTLPYAKISGASHVEFSAERADEAAREIVMRAVANFKKRDPRKIAIPNEVTEAYAGFSVEQIVEALKAVNPDDPLKPLVDAIAGGQILGAVAIVGCTNPRKKQDYDNLTLAMELIKNNVLVVATGCSAHSLGKFGLLSPEGLKYCGEELRSVLTAIGQANGLPALPPALHMGSCVDNSRVADLLTALADYLGVGIKDLPAAGSCPETHHPKAIAIGTYFIANGVDVHVGVNPQVSGSELVVNVLTANKEDFPVTTDGLFGGKLIYEEDPVKAAALIIERIKQKRKALGLN is encoded by the coding sequence ATGATGAAAGATTTACCCGATGTAAAAGATCTGTCGCTGGATACCGGGGTTCAGGAACTGCTGGTCAAGGCAAGGAATGAAGGCATTGCAACTGCTTTTGACCGGGCGGTAAAAATGAGCCAGTGTGGCTTTGGTTCTGCCGGAGTTTGCTGTAAGCAGTGCCTGGAGGGACCCTGCCGCATCGCTCCCAACGGAAAAGGGCCTCGAGCCGGGGTTTGCGGCGCCAATGTGGATACCATCGTGGCCAGGAATTTTTTAAATACCGTTACCCAGGGGACGGCCAGCCACGCTGAACACGCCCGGGAGGTTGCCCATGCGATTTTAGAGGCGGTGGAAGGGAAGGCCCCCTATACCATTCAGGATACCGGAAAATTAAAAGCTTTAGCCCAGGGGCTGGGTATCACCGTGGAAGGCAAAGGGATCAACCAATTGGCCAAAGAGGTGGCTCATAAGGCTCTGGAGGATTTCCAAAAACAGCAGGGTCCCCTTCACTGGCTAAAGCTAAAGGGACAGACCAAAGAGGTGGAGAATTGGGAAAAACTAGGACTGCTACCGGTGAATGCGCACCTGGAAGTGGCCAAGTCCATGGCCAGACAGGTTATGGGGGGCGATGCGGACCCGGCCAATCTGCTGCTGGGCGCCATTACCATGAGTCTGGTGGATGGATTTGCGGGTTTGCACATGTCCACCGATCTCCAGGATGTCTTATTGGGTACCCCCAAGGCGGTTAAAGCCCAATATCGTTTGGGTGTAATCAAGGAAGAGATGGTGAACATTTCAGTGCACGGCCACATTCCCCTGCTGGCGGAAAAAGTAGTGGAATGGGCGGGGAAATTAAAGGAAGAGGCCCGGAAAGTAGGGGCCGAAGGAATTAATGTGGTGGGCGTGTGCTGCAGCGGCAATGAAATACTGATGCGCAAGGGAGTCAATGTGGCCACCAACTATGCCAGCCAGGAGCTGCCCATTGTGACCGGGGCGCTGGAGGCCATGGTGGTGGATATTCAATGCATTATGCCCGGGCTGCAAACGGTGGCCAGTTGCTATCATACCGAAATCATTACCACCTTACCCTATGCTAAAATTTCCGGTGCCAGCCATGTGGAGTTTAGCGCCGAGCGGGCGGATGAAGCGGCCCGTGAGATTGTGATGAGAGCTGTGGCCAACTTTAAGAAACGAGATCCGAGAAAAATAGCCATACCCAATGAAGTAACCGAGGCTTACGCCGGCTTTTCGGTGGAACAGATTGTTGAAGCTTTGAAAGCCGTTAATCCGGACGATCCTCTGAAGCCGCTGGTGGATGCCATTGCCGGGGGACAAATCCTGGGGGCAGTGGCCATCGTAGGCTGTACCAATCCAAGAAAGAAGCAGGATTATGACAATTTAACGCTGGCCATGGAACTAATTAAGAATAATGTTCTGGTGGTGGCTACGGGATGTTCGGCTCACAGTCTGGGGAAATTCGGACTTTTGTCGCCGGAGGGATTAAAATATTGCGGCGAGGAATTACGCAGCGTTTTGACGGCCATCGGTCAGGCCAACGGATTGCCCGCCCTGCCCCCGGCTCTGCATATGGGAAGCTGTGTGGATAATTCAAGGGTGGCGGATCTTTTGACCGCTCTGGCCGATTACCTGGGAGTGGGCATAAAGGATTTGCCGGCAGCCGGTTCCTGTCCCGAAACCCACCATCCAAAAGCCATCGCCATTGGTACCTACTTTATTGCCAATGGTGTGGATGTCCATGTGGGCGTGAATCCTCAGGTCAGCGGTTCGGAACTGGTAGTCAACGTTCTTACCGCAAATAAAGAAGACTTTCCCGTAACTACGGACGGGTTGTTTGGGGGTAAACTAATTTATGAGGAAGACCCCGTTAAAGCAGCCGCACTGATTATTGAGCGAATTAAGCAGAAGCGGAAAGCGCTGGGACTAAATTAA
- a CDS encoding AAA family ATPase: MTFHNGIKIAVSGKGGVGKTTLSAMLCHLYAGEGKRVLAVDADPDANLGMALGFTPQELEQGTTIAQDRKLIKERTGAEPGSSGQWFSLNPKVDDIPQKYVLQKSGVKLLQLGVTSTGGSGCYCPENSFIKHLLNHLVLEEKDTVIVDMEAGLEHMSRGTARSVDAFLVVVEPGQRSFQTARATVKLARDLGVERVFAVVNKVREGQEQAIKEALDFMPLLGMLPYQPEAVLADLYGKTVFETCPSLVARGKEIKERLEQQLQHA, translated from the coding sequence ATGACTTTTCATAACGGCATAAAAATCGCTGTTTCCGGTAAGGGTGGCGTGGGCAAAACGACTTTATCGGCTATGTTATGTCACTTGTATGCCGGAGAGGGCAAAAGGGTGCTGGCGGTGGATGCGGACCCGGATGCCAATCTGGGGATGGCCTTGGGATTTACGCCTCAGGAATTGGAACAGGGAACAACCATCGCCCAGGACCGGAAATTGATTAAAGAGCGAACCGGCGCCGAACCCGGCTCCAGCGGACAGTGGTTTAGCCTAAATCCTAAAGTGGATGATATTCCACAAAAATACGTTTTACAAAAATCCGGCGTTAAGCTGCTTCAGTTGGGCGTAACCTCCACCGGGGGAAGCGGTTGCTATTGCCCCGAGAATAGCTTTATCAAACATCTGCTCAATCATCTGGTATTGGAAGAAAAGGATACCGTGATTGTTGATATGGAAGCCGGACTGGAACACATGAGCCGGGGAACCGCCAGGAGTGTAGATGCTTTTCTGGTGGTGGTGGAACCGGGACAGAGAAGCTTCCAGACCGCCAGGGCAACGGTAAAACTGGCCCGGGATCTAGGGGTTGAAAGGGTCTTTGCCGTAGTAAATAAAGTGCGGGAAGGCCAGGAGCAGGCCATTAAGGAAGCCCTGGATTTTATGCCCCTTTTGGGCATGCTTCCCTACCAGCCGGAAGCGGTTCTGGCGGATTTATACGGCAAGACTGTTTTTGAGACCTGCCCCTCCCTGGTAGCAAGGGGAAAGGAAATTAAGGAGCGGCTGGAGCAGCAACTGCAACACGCTTAA
- a CDS encoding nitroreductase family protein — protein MEVLEAIQARRSIRKFKSEALSDDLIRELLEAGRLAPSGMNIQPWRFVVVKSPEAREKLRSATPLAFVAQAPVVLAVCVDKQSFSQVGDRARELQEAGSLGKSFNAEEYAQRRNRDPQAALSYLVLNAAITIDHITLRAVDLGLGSCWVMMFDQELAKLALGLEDQYHIVALLPVGYPDQSPGLRPRLPLEKLVLKEV, from the coding sequence ATGGAAGTCCTTGAAGCCATCCAGGCACGCCGAAGTATAAGAAAGTTTAAAAGCGAGGCACTATCCGACGACCTGATTAGGGAACTGCTGGAGGCGGGGAGACTGGCCCCTTCGGGAATGAATATTCAACCCTGGCGTTTTGTGGTGGTTAAAAGTCCCGAAGCAAGGGAGAAATTACGTTCAGCCACCCCGCTGGCCTTTGTGGCCCAGGCACCGGTGGTTCTAGCCGTGTGTGTGGATAAACAATCTTTTTCCCAGGTGGGGGACCGGGCCAGGGAATTACAGGAGGCAGGGAGTCTGGGTAAATCCTTTAATGCGGAGGAGTATGCCCAAAGGCGCAATCGGGACCCTCAGGCAGCCTTGTCCTATCTGGTATTAAATGCTGCCATCACCATCGATCATATTACTTTGCGGGCTGTGGATCTGGGACTGGGATCCTGCTGGGTGATGATGTTTGATCAGGAGCTGGCGAAACTGGCCTTAGGACTTGAAGATCAATACCATATTGTGGCTTTGCTGCCGGTAGGTTATCCGGACCAGAGCCCGGGTTTAAGGCCCAGACTGCCCCTGGAGAAGCTGGTGCTCAAGGAAGTTTAA
- a CDS encoding M48 family metallopeptidase, translating to MNKNTPGPILSGPHSVELGGRKIPYGLRESQKAKNLQIKITEGIGLEVVIPKNYPLSHVEVLLKSKEDWILNKMAEVSGVEQRRKKKAFEDRQLVYFLGQPYRLVVVFQQSPPSVELMGDRIIVMLPQHYGHKVRDLLELWFRTKAKEILSQRLDILKRKMNVEYNQFFIKDQKTRWGSCSGQGNLNFNYRLVMAPLAVVDYLVAHELAHLIEMNHSKKFWDLVQSVCPEYKKYRQWLKEHGWRLEL from the coding sequence TTGAACAAAAATACACCTGGACCGATTTTATCTGGACCCCATTCTGTTGAACTGGGGGGCAGAAAAATTCCCTATGGCTTGAGGGAGAGCCAAAAGGCAAAAAATCTACAGATTAAAATTACTGAAGGAATCGGGCTGGAAGTTGTTATACCTAAAAATTATCCGCTCTCCCATGTGGAAGTGTTATTAAAAAGCAAAGAAGACTGGATTCTTAACAAAATGGCCGAGGTTTCCGGGGTAGAGCAACGTAGAAAGAAAAAGGCGTTTGAAGATAGGCAACTGGTTTATTTTTTGGGTCAACCCTACCGCCTGGTGGTGGTATTCCAGCAAAGTCCGCCCTCGGTGGAGCTGATGGGAGACAGAATCATTGTTATGCTGCCCCAGCATTATGGTCACAAAGTGAGGGACCTTTTGGAATTATGGTTTAGAACAAAGGCCAAGGAAATCCTCAGTCAGCGGTTAGATATTTTAAAAAGAAAGATGAACGTGGAATATAACCAGTTCTTTATTAAGGACCAGAAAACCCGGTGGGGCAGTTGTTCCGGCCAGGGCAATTTAAATTTTAACTACCGTCTGGTTATGGCTCCTTTAGCCGTTGTTGATTATTTGGTGGCCCATGAACTGGCCCATCTGATAGAAATGAACCACTCCAAAAAATTCTGGGATCTGGTGCAGAGTGTATGTCCCGAATACAAAAAATACCGGCAGTGGCTAAAGGAACATGGCTGGCGGCTGGAATTGTAA
- a CDS encoding sodium-dependent transporter has product MREASRTQTQFSSREGFGSTLGVIAATLGSAVGLGNIWKFPTITGQNGGAAFILIYLLCVCLIGLPVMISEFVIGRRSNAAAVGSFKRLAPSTPWFFAGLSGAVAAFLIMAFYTSVAGWVYAYIFKAIGGGLMTADPKVSEQAFNTFVSSVWSPLIWQWIVLIVTGAVILAGVKNGIERMTKTLLPILFVLLLICDIRALTLPGASEGLAFLFKPDFAQITGATVLAAMGLAFFKLSVGMGAMITYGSYIGKGENLIGTGVKVALADTVVSMMAGMAIFPAVFAFGFSPTDGAKLLFMTIPMVFNSMPFGQVFLTLFFILSSIAATGAMISLFEVPVAYLREERNWSRKRATVVTALGMALIGSTATLSNSLLADFHLFGKTLFDLYDYTSSNLLLPITGLAIALFAGWKLSRWDIADEISNSGSLNNKRLIQGYWLVVRFVVPVAIVIVLLSGLGLFD; this is encoded by the coding sequence ATGAGAGAAGCAAGTCGAACTCAAACACAGTTTTCCAGCAGAGAAGGTTTTGGTTCTACCTTGGGGGTTATTGCCGCGACCTTGGGATCTGCGGTGGGGTTGGGGAATATTTGGAAATTTCCTACCATTACCGGTCAAAATGGCGGTGCCGCATTTATTCTTATTTATTTATTATGTGTCTGTTTAATTGGATTGCCCGTTATGATTTCCGAATTTGTCATTGGCCGCCGTTCCAATGCCGCAGCAGTAGGGTCCTTTAAAAGATTGGCTCCGTCCACCCCCTGGTTTTTTGCCGGACTTTCCGGTGCAGTGGCTGCTTTTTTGATTATGGCTTTTTATACCTCGGTGGCCGGCTGGGTATATGCTTATATTTTTAAAGCCATTGGCGGGGGGTTAATGACTGCGGATCCAAAGGTATCCGAGCAGGCCTTTAACACCTTTGTCAGCAGTGTTTGGTCCCCTTTAATCTGGCAGTGGATTGTTTTGATTGTAACCGGTGCCGTAATTTTGGCAGGAGTTAAGAACGGCATTGAACGGATGACCAAAACCCTGCTGCCTATTTTGTTTGTTTTATTGCTGATCTGCGATATCCGGGCCCTGACTTTACCCGGAGCCAGTGAAGGACTGGCCTTTCTCTTTAAACCCGACTTTGCCCAAATTACCGGGGCTACGGTTTTAGCGGCCATGGGTCTGGCCTTCTTTAAACTGTCTGTAGGTATGGGTGCCATGATTACTTACGGCAGTTATATTGGCAAAGGGGAAAACCTGATCGGCACCGGGGTAAAGGTTGCCTTGGCCGATACTGTGGTTTCCATGATGGCCGGCATGGCTATTTTCCCGGCGGTCTTTGCCTTTGGTTTTAGTCCTACAGATGGTGCTAAATTGCTCTTTATGACCATTCCCATGGTATTTAATTCCATGCCCTTCGGACAGGTGTTCCTGACGCTTTTCTTTATCTTAAGTTCCATCGCCGCCACCGGTGCCATGATCTCGCTTTTTGAAGTGCCGGTTGCTTACTTGCGTGAGGAAAGAAATTGGTCCAGAAAAAGAGCCACGGTGGTTACCGCCCTGGGGATGGCCCTGATTGGAAGTACGGCTACTCTTTCCAACAGCCTGTTGGCAGATTTCCACCTGTTTGGTAAGACCTTGTTTGATCTTTATGATTATACCAGTTCCAACTTGTTGCTTCCCATTACCGGTCTAGCCATTGCTCTTTTTGCCGGCTGGAAGCTAAGCCGGTGGGATATAGCCGATGAAATATCCAACTCCGGGAGCTTGAATAACAAGAGGCTGATTCAAGGATATTGGTTAGTCGTCCGGTTTGTGGTGCCGGTGGCCATCGTGATTGTGTTGCTGAGCGGCCTGGGTTTGTTTGATTAA
- a CDS encoding zinc dependent phospholipase C family protein, whose protein sequence is MTLTHATWNCAKVMLALTLPFQAVIPNQQRDTHHFCNRQAIEILKQDGFHKEAKLAHSYLYAMDRGSVWCDRGFKNISHYYDSREGTGLWRGPDASTECLQYFNRALKKWQRGYYKEAFFYLGAACHIVQDLCVPHHARGQVLGGHKFFEDRARDQYENYSLYSGGIYHLSDRPEDWVRKNASFSSDFLSQVTDNRPLSVIDETIQILLKRAQRTTAGFLQFSIHHMKI, encoded by the coding sequence ATGACCTTAACCCATGCTACATGGAACTGCGCCAAAGTAATGTTGGCTCTGACCCTGCCCTTTCAGGCGGTTATCCCCAATCAGCAGAGAGATACGCACCATTTTTGCAACCGGCAGGCCATTGAAATCCTTAAGCAGGACGGTTTTCACAAAGAAGCAAAGCTCGCTCATTCCTATCTATATGCCATGGATCGTGGTTCGGTCTGGTGTGACAGGGGATTTAAAAATATCAGCCATTATTATGATTCGCGGGAGGGAACCGGCCTTTGGCGCGGTCCCGACGCATCAACGGAATGCCTGCAATATTTTAACCGCGCACTTAAAAAGTGGCAGCGGGGTTATTATAAGGAAGCCTTTTTTTATCTGGGCGCAGCCTGCCATATCGTTCAGGATTTATGCGTGCCTCATCACGCCAGGGGACAGGTTTTAGGAGGTCACAAATTTTTTGAAGATCGGGCCAGAGATCAATACGAGAATTACTCCCTTTATTCCGGTGGAATTTATCATTTGTCAGACCGCCCGGAGGACTGGGTCAGAAAAAATGCTTCCTTTTCCTCGGACTTTCTTTCGCAAGTGACGGATAACAGACCTCTATCCGTCATCGATGAGACCATTCAAATTTTATTAAAAAGGGCCCAGAGAACCACTGCCGGGTTCCTGCAATTTTCTATTCATCATATGAAGATATAA
- a CDS encoding C40 family peptidase: protein MSIRRKLSLLVASVCLATVLGTGSAYAAQVTVAQGDSLWAIANRNGTTVEALKQINQLTSDNLSVGQVLNLPDSVNQSVRSSANQSQQQVSRGGGRITAVLDFAKTLIGSKYRSGGESPAGFDCSGYVRYVFKNFNIDLVHTAAGQYNAGTVIKKEQLEPADLVFFNTGGSGINHSGIYIGNNQFIHSSSSRGVRIDSLADSYWSKNYRGANRIIP, encoded by the coding sequence TTGTCAATAAGGAGGAAACTTTCCTTACTGGTTGCTTCCGTATGTCTGGCAACGGTTCTAGGAACGGGTTCCGCCTACGCGGCACAAGTTACCGTAGCCCAGGGAGATAGCCTGTGGGCTATTGCCAACCGGAATGGAACTACTGTAGAGGCTTTAAAGCAAATCAATCAATTAACTAGCGACAATCTTAGCGTTGGCCAGGTTTTAAACCTGCCGGACTCAGTAAATCAGTCTGTTCGTTCGTCTGCCAATCAATCCCAACAGCAGGTTTCCAGAGGGGGCGGCAGAATTACCGCTGTACTGGATTTTGCCAAGACACTGATCGGGTCCAAATATCGTTCAGGTGGAGAGAGCCCCGCAGGTTTTGACTGCTCCGGTTACGTACGTTATGTCTTTAAAAATTTTAATATTGATTTGGTCCATACTGCTGCCGGGCAATACAACGCCGGTACTGTCATTAAGAAGGAACAATTGGAACCCGCAGACCTGGTGTTCTTTAATACTGGAGGAAGCGGAATTAACCATTCCGGTATTTATATCGGTAATAATCAATTTATTCACTCTTCCAGTTCCAGGGGTGTCCGGATTGATTCCCTCGCCGACAGCTACTGGTCTAAAAATTACCGCGGAGCCAACAGAATTATTCCCTAG
- a CDS encoding S-layer homology domain-containing protein produces MRKISKLLMVLLSICLLSTLFAGSVWADSGKKNKGNQGMRGYQGKSTVFVDVNNHWAKNDIEKLQFKGIMKGYENQQFMPERSVTKNEAIAIIMRVVNHEEISFNKVDAFKNIFPSWMGLAPVQAYDAGIIADWELVNWNGNQPATRIEVAMWLSRASEDKDVSLEEMLSYAKDVKQLSKDELVYAAVMYNKGIMKGSANGYLNPYKAISRGEFAVMISRFMNSEGLDDQDPDDEDSSTVVIKQLVPANKAKIDVDTREFKIRFSEELTLAEGKDREDLLEAVRILRYEKGAWANTNLDFTIVFSENDDDLVIKLDRDEKLAGNTKYCITLADNMLETVADDSDDAKTFTAIAKGEWTFATGENELALEKATASSKNTVVLQFNETLQKGEDFSSSGAGIHILKGHKELDIDAAGISKNKLTVTLDADDSLEDGEDYKVWIGEGVIDYFAMNEDDALTFEYQE; encoded by the coding sequence ATGAGGAAAATTAGCAAGCTGTTGATGGTTCTGCTGTCCATATGTCTGCTTTCCACCTTGTTTGCCGGTTCTGTTTGGGCCGATTCTGGGAAGAAGAATAAGGGCAACCAAGGAATGAGGGGATACCAGGGGAAATCCACGGTTTTTGTGGATGTTAATAACCACTGGGCGAAAAATGACATTGAAAAACTCCAATTTAAAGGGATCATGAAGGGTTATGAAAACCAGCAGTTCATGCCCGAACGTTCTGTGACTAAAAACGAAGCCATCGCCATCATTATGAGAGTGGTTAACCATGAGGAGATTTCTTTCAATAAGGTTGACGCCTTTAAGAATATCTTTCCCAGTTGGATGGGTTTGGCACCTGTTCAAGCCTACGATGCAGGGATTATCGCAGACTGGGAACTAGTCAACTGGAATGGCAACCAGCCGGCTACACGGATTGAAGTGGCCATGTGGCTGAGCCGTGCCTCCGAGGATAAAGATGTTTCTCTGGAGGAAATGTTGTCCTACGCCAAGGATGTAAAGCAGCTTAGCAAAGATGAACTTGTATACGCAGCGGTCATGTATAACAAAGGGATTATGAAAGGCTCTGCCAACGGCTACCTAAACCCCTATAAAGCCATTTCCAGGGGTGAGTTTGCCGTAATGATCTCCCGGTTTATGAACAGTGAAGGTCTTGATGACCAGGATCCGGACGATGAGGATTCTTCCACCGTTGTTATTAAACAGTTAGTCCCCGCTAACAAGGCTAAAATCGATGTGGATACCAGGGAATTTAAAATCCGCTTTTCGGAAGAATTGACTTTAGCAGAGGGTAAGGATAGGGAAGATTTGCTTGAGGCCGTAAGAATACTTCGCTATGAAAAAGGTGCCTGGGCCAATACCAATCTGGACTTTACCATTGTCTTCAGCGAAAATGATGATGATCTGGTGATCAAGCTAGACCGTGATGAAAAGCTGGCCGGCAACACCAAATATTGCATTACCTTGGCTGATAATATGCTGGAAACCGTAGCAGATGACTCCGACGATGCTAAAACTTTTACAGCTATTGCTAAAGGGGAATGGACCTTTGCTACCGGAGAAAATGAGTTAGCCCTGGAAAAGGCGACAGCCAGCAGCAAAAATACGGTTGTACTTCAGTTCAATGAAACTCTTCAGAAAGGTGAAGACTTTAGTTCCAGCGGGGCCGGAATTCACATTTTGAAGGGGCATAAGGAACTGGATATCGACGCAGCGGGGATCTCCAAGAATAAGCTGACCGTTACCTTGGATGCAGACGACAGCCTTGAAGACGGTGAAGACTATAAGGTATGGATCGGCGAGGGTGTGATTGATTACTTTGCAATGAACGAAGATGACGCTTTAACCTTTGAGTACCAAGAATAA